In Plasmodium gaboni strain SY75 chromosome 14, whole genome shotgun sequence, one genomic interval encodes:
- a CDS encoding hypothetical protein (conserved Plasmodium protein, unknown function), which yields MIYNDKNEDWKDRENRLVDIIKKEYYYNKNEEYDEYNIRGGIIGKHKYGYSDCYKGDNIILIITEYIKKDCILDNYILEYKKLYENLDYYIEYIEKKSDIDYLIDNYFIKRKTDTPSVISDIEKYKKINGDMNDIEMTTYTISVILKLNKHILSAFPMLKNVIESLKHDDNNENFYYLNNRIGIIEKWKSKIFNMSCKKKTYKSIAHSFLQTNDEIIYKEENNENFDKCDIYMDPCYINKTYKNEHNNYYEYNYVHNKNVNDTYIVDNNNNMNNYYDDNMYNNQLYNNDTIYNNNNNNNNMNNYYDDNMYNNQLYNNDTIYNNNNNMYEYNHMYQGNYPDDTINVIHSSNKNKNSKKFIQTINAPDDNNIVNYKKKTSTFFYEINITTNKNLIRLKSVLLLIEIVMSFYSFFIRWEKQRNKEKKKDINDEREERDINYINYIKDKMNVTCDDNIYHMNDIDNINKINDLCTHNDNINKYIKDTEYQHVEKETNNTTYDEINYQLFYDLISGKLKRKKNIKDEKYGEKNKKKKRDIQKVKSMKYKEKKKKMNNSNYKPDKFFPYIKYEGYESENTASSNNYENIIDSNKRSSSDHNSISSNSNINSRSSNSDTNNKSSNSDTNNKSSNSYTNNKSSNSDTSNISSNSDTNNISSNSDTNNISSNSDTNNISSNNEKKIKWSHKDMYNCHNNYLYSSSYNDNSFIESDINIYNDKEENVNPLHHNDFIDSPKKLMNGNVCYGQDNKNNYYISKENNIYIDKEKKNKLDNNNTIYDKDFKKMMNYIKNILIYVIDECDTYFNIEFLYTLHTFELYYLFNIFKKLLLKTKDIEDDLIIMLTYCAYKIENKEIIEYCFWRLVSIFESECIPNCWILLDDKTNNQLKKRFDELKFNFKDMKKKNKKIKKKGRIKNYTDYCIDIFYETFNIFETEEIGDVTSEININEGNLYFKNNIIDKNIFINFINKTKREFSYYNDIPKGYKINELQRIRKFNEFYSCCYILKNDKKEKILMGFKKRGQNKVYIYKYDKNIQKKFKNIKTSFNVSGFLGVLVCNFTGMKIKIYDNGISEKYANFFPNFERNNVISIRFESNIISELPRHFICNIYKENKNIKLIYENKCPIWNEEKEIYELPFYGRVKMASAKNLQLILKKCIFNESKKNDFMNKNINDIIEYVSARQNEDKQNIKDKEKDEDKNDNIYNDIYKDNNKNNNHNDHDNMSIKQNNNGYNNTKSETKNSDSGNKKIKKHNDEYINSFIKKKFSFDLIKNNLKKKKEEIKYEIINNDEEEIFLIFGKNSKDYFTLDFRHPLSTFEAFSVAISSLLKKKAVS from the coding sequence ATGATTTATAATGATAAGAATGAAGATTGGAAAGATAGAGAAAATCGTTTAgttgatataataaagaaagaatattattataataagaatgaagaatatgatgaatataatataagGGGTGGAATTATAGGAAAACATAAATATGGTTATAGTGATTGTTATAAAGgtgataatattatattaataataacagaatatattaagaaaGATTGTATATtagataattatatattggaatataaaaagttaTATGAGAATTTAgattattatatagaatatattgaaaaaaaatcaGATATTGATTATCTTAttgataattattttataaagaGAAAAACAGATACACCTAGTGTAATAAGtgatatagaaaaatataaaaaaataaatggAGATATGAATGATATAGAAATGACAACATATACCATATCAGTCATATTAAAATTgaataaacatatattaagTGCATTTCCAatgttaaaaaatgttatagAATCATTAAAGcatgatgataataatgaaaatttttattacttaAATAATAGGATAGGTATAATAGAAAAATGGAAGAGCAAGATTTTTAATATGTCctgtaaaaaaaaaacatataaatcCATAGCTCATTCCTTTTTACAAACAAATGatgaaattatttataaggaagaaaataatgaaaattttgataaatgtgatatatatatggatccatgttatattaataaaacatataaaaatgaacataataattattatgaatataattatgtacataataagaatgtgaatgatacatatatagttgataataataataatatgaataattattatgacgataatatgtataataatcaaTTATACAATAATGatactatatataataataataataataataataatatgaataattattatgacgataatatgtataataatcaaTTATACAATAATGatactatatataataataataataatatgtatgaATACAATCATATGTATCAAGGTAATTATCCGGATGATACTATAAATGTTATACATTCtagtaataaaaataagaattcaaaaaaattcatTCAAACAATTAATGCACcagatgataataatattgttaattataaaaagaagacctctacatttttttacgaaataaatataacaacgaataaaaatttaataagACTAAAAAGTGTTCTCCTCTTGATTGAAATAGTAATGTCGTTTTATTCATTCTTTATTAGATGGGAAAAACAAAGgaataaagaaaaaaaaaaagatataaatgatgaaaGAGAAGAAAGagatataaattatataaattatataaaagataaaatgAACGTTACCtgtgatgataatatatatcatatgaatgatatagataatattaacaaaataaatgatttatgtacacataatgataatattaataaatatataaaagatacAGAATATCAACATGTggaaaaagaaacaaataACACAACATATgatgaaataaattatcAACTCTTTTATGATCTAATATCAggaaaattaaaaagaaaaaaaaatattaaggATGAGAAATATGGtgagaaaaataaaaaaaaaaaaagagataTACAAAAAGTGAAAAGTATGAAATATaaggaaaagaaaaaaaagatgaatAATAGTAATTATAAGCCTGATAAattttttccatatattaaatatgaGGGTTATGAAAGTGAAAATACAGCTTCttcaaataattatgaaaatataatagatAGTAATAAAAGAAGTTCAAGTGATCATAATAGTATATCATCaaatagtaatataaatagtaGGTCTTCAAATAGtgatacaaataataaGTCTTCAAATAGtgatacaaataataaGTCTTCAAATAgttatacaaataataagTCTTCAAATAGTGATACCAGCAATATATCATCAAATAGTGATAccaataatatatcatcaaATAGTGATAccaataatatatcatcaaATAGTGATAccaataatatatcatcaaataatgaaaaaaaaattaaatggTCACATAAAGATATGTATAATTgtcataataattatttatattcatcatcatataatgataattcatttatagaaagtgatataaatatttataatgataaagaaGAAAACGTTAATCCTTTACATCATAATGATTTCATAGATTCTCctaaaaaattaatgaatGGTAATGTTTGTTATGGACAAgacaataaaaataattattatatttcgaaggaaaataatatatatattgataaagaaaaaaaaaataaattagataataataatacaatatatgataaagattttaaaaaaatgatgaactatattaaaaatatcctaatatatgttatagATGAATGTgatacatattttaatatagaATTTTTGTACACTTTACATACCTttgaattatattatttatttaatatttttaagaaGTTGTTATTAAAAACGAAAGATATAGAAGAtgatttaataataatgttaaCTTATTGTGCATataaaattgaaaataaagaaattattGAATATTGCTTTTGGAGACTTGTCAGCATATTTGAAAGTGAATGTATTCCTAACTGTTGGATATTATTAGATgataaaacaaataatcaattaaaaaaaaggtttgatgaattaaaatttaattttaaagatatgaagaaaaagaacaaaaaaattaagaaaaaaggaagaataaaaaattatactGATTATTgtattgatatattttatgaaacGTTTAACATTTTTGAAACTGAAGAAATAGGAGATGTAACCAgtgaaataaatataaatgaaggtaatttatattttaaaaataatataatagataaaaatatctttattaattttattaataaaacaaaaagagaattttcttattataatgatatacctaaaggatataaaattaatgaGTTACAAAGAATACGAAAATTTAATGAATTTTATTCATgttgttatattttaaaaaatgataaaaaggaaaagaTACTAATGGGTTTTAAAAAGAGAGGACAAAataaagtatatatatataaatatgataaaaatattcaaaaaaaatttaaaaatattaaaacatCTTTTAATGTATCAGGATTTTTAGGAGTGCTGGTATGTAATTTTACAGGTAtgaaaattaaaatatatgataatgGAATATCAGAAAAATATGCAAACTTTTTTCCAAATTTTGAAAGAAATAATGTTATTTCTATTAGATTTGAATCCAATATTATAAGTGAATTACCAAGacattttatatgtaatatttataaagaaaataaaaatataaaacttatttatgaaaataaatgtCCTATATGGAATGAAGAGAAAGAAATTTATGAACTTCCTTTTTATGGACGAGTTAAAATGGCTAGTGCAAAAAATTTACAATTAATTCTAAAGaaatgtatttttaatgaatcaaaaaaaaatgattttatgaataaaaatataaatgatataattgAATATGTGTCAGCTAGAcaaaatgaagataaacaaaatataaaagataagGAAAAGGATGAAGATAagaatgataatatttataatgatatatataaggataacaataaaaataataatcataatgATCATGATAACATGTCtattaaacaaaataacaatggatataataatacaaagAGTGAAACTAAAAATAGTGATTCAggtaataaaaaaattaagaaacataatgatgaatatataaatagctttattaaaaagaaattttcttttgatttaattaaaaacaatttgaaaaagaaaaaagaagaaattaaatatgaaattataaataatgatgaagaggaaatatttttaatatttggGAAAAATTCTAAGGATTATTTTACTTTAGATTTTCGTCATCCGTTATCAACATTTGAAGCTTTTTCAGTTGCCATTTCTTCCTTGCTGAAGAAAAAAGCAGTATCATAA
- a CDS encoding putative large subunit rRNA processing protein, which yields MNQNGEINTKKNEGKNKEQNKDGDKKKVKKLIDDKEELLENEVTNVVGEFDDEQEGNEVMKIFESMTEKSKKKKDTKKMKKKKKLEKMKNLINNTNNEKDEKDFIEMYKKKDIKKKKKKKNIKKDKKKSKDTDYEDTVVSSEIHDIITGTGDNSNIYINEEIDESDDEYNINTLGNFDLKNYEDFDIIGYDIEGNKIYKSDENLIDDFIKSRKDENHWRTIKDVKNNRVIQLTDADLQIIKSIRENKVATVLNDANYIYENDKEEYKLYPSGIINQKKNEENGSVHERKKILKIMKYLRNKEKYPERYKDKKENDEDNLYDLWNNRIYDEFNNINEISLPHILPGHKYSYNPPPELMLSSSEKRNLLKNNKDAFIPQNFKNIRNIEYYKKTYFDLYQRCLDIYLCSRSLKNVLHINKEDLLPKLPSKKSLKPYPECAFIHYVSKEQKDEKTIDDINNMKMNKWISSYIYPIDVNENDNCVYTIYENKLCIFDILTSYNIATIDLLHYFKSVRPLKTKKKSIDEDIHSNIMIKVNKAYSILAISYSNVVFILHYETYVPPIKSQCETVIDNIYDTNSDEKRKKQKSGESNISKVNKSKNDALEEESISEGDDNFDDGNDENFDDDDDENFDDDDYENFDEDDDNMESDASYDAGTNNNTENTNNDNISKKKKQVHLNRNIVYNKTKGLLSAYHSNFKNSEEYCYSKDINVKWMLLKSNHKKIKYCVAIKHEGEIKHISWNNNGNYLSVTCMRSLGQYNHCYLHHMKSMKSIKLIKKYKQKRGNIISTMFFPKSPYFMVAFENNIIIYNLKATNKKERIFKKLRGVQNITSMDVHRNESYILVSDSLGNVFIFDLDLSCNPYKKFHLQECPLKKVQFHKSYNLFYSLSDNGKINLFYSKFFQDYITNPVLLPIKEISNESKIVDIVWSENKPWFFIYTQNNFSVLYT from the exons atgaatCAAAATGGagaaataaatacaaaaaagAATGAAGGAAAGAataaagaacaaaataaggatggagataaaaaaaaagttaaaaAATTGATTGATGATAAAGAAGAATTATTAGAAAATGAAGTAACTAATGTAGTTGGAGAATTTGATGATGAACAGGAAGGCAACGAAGTAATGAAAATTTTTGAAAGCATGACTGAGAAAAGCAAGAAGAAGAAAGATACTaagaaaatgaagaaaaaaaaaaaattagaaaaaatgaaaaacTTGATTAATAATACGAATAATGAGAAAGATGAAAAGGATTTTATAGAAATGtataagaaaaaagatattaaaaaaaaaaaaaaaaaaaaaaatataaagaaggataaaaaaaaaagtaaagATACGGATTATGAAGATACTGTTGTTAGTAGTGAAATTCATGATATAATTACAGGAACAGGTGATAAcagtaatatatatattaatgaagAAATTGATGAAAGTGATGATGagtataatataaatacgCTTGGAAATTTTGACCTTAAGAATTATGAGGACTTTGATATCATTG GTTATGATATTGAGGGAAATAAAATCTACAAAAGTGATGAAAATCTAATTGATGATTTTATAAAGTCTAGAAAAGATGAAAATCATTGGAGAACAATAAAAGATGTTAAAAATAATCGTGTTATTCAATTAACAGATGCGGATctacaaataataaagagTATAAGGGAAAATAAAGTTGCAACTGTTTTGAATGATGctaattatatatatgaaaatgataaggaagaatataaattatatcCATCCGGTATTATAAatcaaaagaaaaatgaagaaaatgGTTCTGTTCATGaaagaaagaaaattttaaaaataatgaaatatttaagaaataaaGAAAAGTATCCAGAAAGATATAAAGATaagaaagaaaatgatgaagataatttatatgatttatggaataatagaatatatgatgaatttaataatatcaatgAAATCAGTTTACCACATATATTACCTGGACATAAATATAGTTACAACCCACCACCTGAATTAATGTTAAGTTCATCAGAAAAAAGAAATcttttgaaaaataataaagatgCATTCATTCCtcaaaattttaaaaatattagaaatattgaatattataagaagacatattttgatttatatCAAAGATGTTTAgacatatatttatgttcACGATCATTGAAAAATGTATtgcatataaataaagaagatTTACTACCAAAATTACCTTCAAAAAAATCATTGAAACCATATCCAGAATGTGCCTTTATTCATTATGTTAGTAAAGAACAGAAAGATGAAAAAACAATAgatgatattaataatatgaaaatgaataaatggatctcttcatatatatatcctatagatgtaaatgaaaatgataattgTGTTTATACTATctatgaaaataaattgtGTATTTTTGATATTCTTACATCATACAATATAGCAACTATAGATTTATTGCATTATTTTAAATCTGTGCGTCctttaaaaacaaaaaagaaGTCAATAGATGAAGATATTCATAGCAATATCATGATCAAAGTGAATAAGGCTTATTCAATTTTAGCTATATCATATTCTAATGTGGTATTCATTTTGCATTATGAGACATATGTACCACCTATTAAATCGCAATGTGAAACAGTGATAGacaatatatatgataCGAATAGTGATgaaaagagaaaaaaacaaaaaagtGGAGAAAGTAATATAAGTAAAGTGaataaatcaaaaaatGATGCTCTTGAAGAGGAGAGTATTTCAGAAGGAGATGATAATTTTGATGATGGTaatgatgaaaattttgatgatgatgatgatgaaaattttgatgatgatgattATGAAAATTTCGATGAggatgatgataatatggAAAGTGATGCATCATATGATGCTGgaacaaataataatacagaaaatacaaataatgataatatatcaaaaaagAAGAAACAGGTACACCTTAATAGAAATATAGTATATAACAAAACGAAAGGATTACTTAGTGCTTATCATAgtaattttaaaaattcagaagaatattgttattctaaagatataaatgtaaaatGGATGCTTCTTAAATCTAACCACAAG aaaataaaatattgtGTTGCTATTAAACATGAGGGAGAGATAAAACATATTTCATGGAATAACAATG gTAATTATTTATCTGTTACATGTATGAGAAGTCTTGGTCAATATAATCACTGTTATTTACATCATATGAAATCTATGAAATCTATAAAGctgataaaaaaatataagcAGAAAAGGGgaaatattattagtaCAATGTTCTTTCCAAAAAGCCCTTATTTTATGGTTGCctttgaaaataatataat aatttataatttaaaagCCACTAATAAGAAAGAACGAATTTTTAAGAAACTGAGGGGTGTACAGAATATAACAAGTATGGATGTACATAGAAATGAAAGTTATATATTAGTTTCAGATTCTTTAGGAAAcgtttttatttttgatttaGATTTGTCATGTAATccttataaaaaatttcatTTACAAGAATGTCCATTGAAAAAAGTACAGTTTCATAAAtcttataatttattttattccTTAAGTGATAAtggaaaaataaatttattttattctaAGTTCTTTCAAGATTATATAACAAACCCAGTTTTATTACCGATCAAAGAAATATCGAACGAATCAAAAATAGTGGATATTGTATGGTCAGAAAACAAACCTTGGTTTTTTATCTACACccaaaataatttttctgttttatatacttag
- a CDS encoding putative RNA-binding protein produces MSIIDDQAIDKHKVFVRNIKESDVPLITKEFERICNKHFFFSNNSYTSKNAICHFKSAKDAEDFISKYNNIKLCNSYIKSEYALKKKYEDKKLISIVYNRQKIKYDNSLKIYTDCNIDNIVILNFLKSLYVNNTNLIFPLVEGHTKSESNSNIYNNINNSTYKNNDKIIEDNNNSSKFIDDIEIVSDKKNIKFEDIIINVEKEMKHSNNNEKNKNNNTRLIDKNGSKKIKIVYVIEFLNIKIAKIFFSLINKTVFQNFLKDQNIKNNNNNNNNNNNNNNIIHFRYFFHELCQTKKNDKKVILQNLSRSCHIENIQKLFKHIEQNVKIFFPKKNNKKQGYAIVSFSSSNNARKALQLNKTKLCGNIITIQTINNNNDKINAKDEEHNKYIKENEVNIKRENQEEEKFNEHGKKYNEDDEDDEDDEDDENDEDDENDENDENDENDENDENDDYDDDDHNDHNNHNDHNVDNGSDKPFNKMNNFQKKSNDLIIKPNNEKQKKNLNDVQEGKTLFITNIPPETTDEEIRNYIINNINKNYIYIKTCQSNNKNLSVFVKLKYKQDADAFLKKIGEYEYDENNDQNNNTNNNENNNNNNPISDDEENIIDTFYKNKKNKKEKMKKILLKENKNKQNINSEILFFKNTYLMIKRAINKDLIKDKTKNNIKSTDEENENNLKKKKQNNIHLINDNNVNNENLSENIIKRNNNLMQKKKELLKNKNFFINPCRIYIRNYPAVLEQNTFRQLITKYFTPIIMKKYNMKKKEAFKKASQIIKKIKIIKDIDTNSKDVNISNEQSSKLKNKNILLNTNNNNNNVASKNGKNYICFVDINKHENAKKMIQLLQNNNIYDLINEIIYKKKFQTIKKNKNIIYVDYCIEDIRMIHIKKIKEEKFLNHIKQQNLNKNTNNKIIDKKKKNKKKNKVSRGKRQREKKRLLKMKNEGTNILNVINTTTLTQQINNQDNNKKNNVTSNKDKDKYTKLKKLNKTNTSIDEKKENKTKKNVINKKKVDKPKEAKSKKKKKKKDDVKLIRKDVLNFLNKINK; encoded by the exons atGAGCATTATTGACGATCAGGCTATAGATAAACACAAAGTGTTTGTAAGAAATATCAAAGAAAGTGATGTGCCTTTAATAACAAAAGAATTTGAAAGAATATGTAATAagcatttttttttttctaacAATAGTTACACCTCAAAAAATGCTATATGTCATTTTAAAAGTGCAAAAGATGCAGAAGattttatatcaaaatataataatataaaattatgtaatagttatataaaaagtgAATATGctttaaagaaaaaatatgaagataagaaattaatatctattgtatataataggcaaaaaattaaatatgaCAACTCacttaaaatatatactgattgtaatatagataatattgtaatattaaattttttaaaaagtcTTTATGTTAATAATACGAATTTAATATTTCCATTAGTAGAAGGCCATACTAAATCAGAATctaatagtaatatatataataatataaataatagtacatataaaaataatgataaaataatagaggataataataattccTCGAAATTTATTGATGACATAGAAATTGTTTcagataaaaaaaatataaagtttgaagatataattatcaatgtagaaaaagaaatgaaaCATTCTAACAacaatgaaaaaaataaaaataataatacacGTTTGATAGATAAAAATGGTTctaagaaaataaaaattgtGTATGTTATAGAATTTcttaatataaaaattgccaaaatctttttttcattaataaACAAAACGGTATTTCAAAATTTTCTGAAAgatcaaaatataaaaaataataacaacaacaacaataataataataataataataatatcatacATTTTAGATACTTCTTTCATGAACTCTGtcaaacaaaaaaaaacgATAAAAAAGTTATTCTTCAAAATTTAAGTAGATCGTGTcatatagaaaatatacagaaattatttaaacatatagaacaaaatgttaaaatatttttcccaaagaaaaataataaaaaacaaGGATATGCCATAGTCTCCTTTTCTTCATCAAATAATGCAAGAAAAGCTTTACAGTTAAACAAAACAAAACTGTGTGGTAATATAATAACCATACAAACGataaacaataataatgataaaattaatGCGAAGGATGAAGAACATAATAagtatataaaagaaaatgaggttaatataaaaaggGAAAACCAAGAGGAAGAAAAATTTAACGAACATggtaaaaaatataatgaagatgatgaagatgatgaagatgatgaagatgatgaaaatgatgaagatgatgaaaatgatgaaaatgatgaaaatgatgaaaatgatgaaaatgatgaaaatgatgaCTATGACGATGACGACCATAATGACCATAATAACCATAATGACCATAATGTCGATAATGGTTCAGATAAAccttttaataaaatgaataattttcaaaaaaaaagtaatgATCTTATTATAAAACCAAATAATgagaaacaaaaaaaaaacctGAACGATGTTCAAGAAGGGAAAACTTTATTTATTACTAACATCCCTCCAGAAACTACAGATGAAGAAATTAGAAactatattataaataatataaataaaaattatatatatataaaaacgTGTCAGAGCAATAATAAAAATCTATCTGTGTTTGTCAAATTAAAGTATAAACAGGATGCTGATGcttttttaaagaaaattgGGGAATACgaatatgatgaaaataacgatcaaaataataatacaaataataatgaaaataataataataataatccAATTAGtgatgatgaagaaaatattattgacacattttataagaacaagaaaaataaaaaagaaaaaatgaaaaaaattttattaaaagaaaataaaaataagcagaatataaattcagaaattctcttttttaaaaacacTTATCTAATGATTAAAAGAGCAATCAATAAAGATTTAATCAAAGACAAAAcaaaaaacaatataaaatcaacagatgaagaaaatgaaaacaatttaaaaaaaaaaaaacaaaataatatacacctaattaatgataataatgtaaataatgaaaacttaagtgaaaatattattaaaagaaataataatttaatgcaaaaaaaaaaagaacttttaaaaaataaaaatttctttataaatccatgtagaatatatataagaaacTATCCAGCCGTCTTAGAACAAAATACATTTAGACAACTTATAACCAAATATTTTACACCTATAATtatgaagaaatataatatgaaaaaaaaagaagcttttaaaaaagcttctcaaataattaaaaaaattaaaataatcaaaGATATAGATACAAATTCAAAGGatgtaaatatttcaaaCGAACAATCGTccaaattaaaaaataaaaatattctacTTAATACAAACaataacaacaataatGTGGCTAGTAAAAATGGtaagaattatatatgttttgTAGATATTAATAAACATGAAAACGCAAAGAAAATGATACAACtattacaaaataataatatatatgatcTAATCAACgaaattatttataagaaaaagTTTCAAActattaaaaaaaacaaaaatataatttatgtaGATTATTGTATTGAAGATATAAGAatgatacatataaaaaaaattaaagaagaaaaattcttaaatcatataaaacaacaaaatctaaacaaaaatacaaacaacaaaattattgataagaaaaaaaaaaataaaaaaaaaaataaagtcAGTAGAGGTAAAAGACagagagaaaaaaaaagattattaaaaatgaaaaatgaaggaactaatatattaaatgtaaTCAATACCACTACATTGACGcaacaaataaataatcaagataataataagaaaaataacGTAACCTCTAACAAGgataaagataaatatacaaaacTCAAGAAATTAAACAAAACTAATACGTCCAtagatgaaaaaaaagaaaacaaaacaaaaaaaaatgtaataaataagaaaaagGTCGACAAACCAAAGGAAGCtaaatcaaaaaaaaaaaaaaaaaaaaaggatgATGTG AAATTAATTAGGAAGGATGTATTAAATTTTCTTAATAAGATCAATAAATAg
- a CDS encoding putative RNA-binding protein gives MEDNNLNNVLKNDEVPAKSVEGWIIIITNIHGEARDDYIKEVFEKFGQIKNLHLNIDRRTGFLKGYAFLEYENFVDAKRAIDEMDGTMLLNQEIHVDWAFVQEKSKT, from the exons atggAAGATAATAATCTGAATAACGTTcttaaaaatgatgaagTCCCAGCAAAAT CTGTAGAAGGCTGGATAATTATCATAACAAATATACACGGAGAAGCCAGAGATGATTACATAAAAGAAGTTTTTGAAAAATTTGgacaaataaaaaatttacatttaaatatagATAGAAGAACAGGTTTTCTAAAAGGATATGCATTTCTtgaatatgaaaattttgTAGACGCAAAAAGAGCAATAGATG aAATGGATGGTACTATGCTACTAAATCAAGAGATACATGTAGACTGGGCTTTTGTGCAAGAAAAAAGTAAAACTTGA